The Kocuria sp. TGY1127_2 genome includes a window with the following:
- a CDS encoding putative quinol monooxygenase, translating to MISIIVKFQVKPESADSFTDITREFTEATRAEPGNKWFEWSRSIENPNEYVLLEAFDDDAASDHVNSDHFKKGLESMRPHLVETPKILSRQVEGDGWDRMGELQIEQ from the coding sequence TTGATTTCCATCATCGTCAAATTCCAGGTCAAGCCGGAATCCGCAGACTCATTCACTGACATCACGCGCGAATTCACCGAGGCGACTCGGGCCGAGCCCGGCAACAAGTGGTTCGAGTGGTCCCGAAGCATCGAGAATCCGAACGAGTACGTGCTGCTCGAAGCATTCGACGACGATGCCGCTTCGGATCACGTCAACAGCGACCACTTCAAGAAAGGTTTGGAGTCCATGCGTCCGCACCTCGTGGAGACGCCGAAGATTCTTTCCCGCCAGGTCGAAGGAGATGGGTGGGACCGCATGGGCGAATTGCAGATCGAGCAGTGA
- a CDS encoding NUDIX domain-containing protein produces MRREAKDEPHSLWLPLVRRLREPFKGRFALPGGPLSPDLSLEMSAASTLKRATGLVPGYLEQLYAFGRVHRLPGPEDDYDDVEPPSERVVSVVYWASIPANEVAHSRVHENIQWMRADDLPRLAFDHNEIVDYALYRLKNKVEYSRIAHSFLGEEFTLAELREVYEAILRRPLDPANFRRQIAASKSIIDTGKRVEGTRHRPPRLFRYDHTQAFADQGPLGMYRAAAHDAAMRQDENP; encoded by the coding sequence ATGCGACGCGAGGCGAAAGACGAGCCCCACTCGTTGTGGTTACCGCTGGTCCGGCGTCTGCGGGAACCTTTCAAAGGCAGGTTCGCTCTTCCCGGTGGGCCGCTGTCCCCGGACCTCTCATTGGAGATGTCGGCGGCGTCGACCCTCAAGAGAGCGACCGGTTTGGTGCCCGGCTACCTCGAGCAGCTGTACGCTTTCGGACGCGTCCATCGACTACCCGGCCCGGAGGACGACTACGACGACGTCGAGCCGCCTAGCGAGCGCGTGGTTTCGGTCGTGTACTGGGCGTCGATCCCCGCCAATGAGGTTGCCCACTCCCGAGTCCACGAGAATATTCAGTGGATGCGAGCCGACGACCTGCCCCGTTTGGCTTTCGATCACAACGAGATCGTTGATTATGCCCTGTACCGGCTGAAGAATAAGGTCGAGTACTCACGGATCGCTCACTCGTTCCTCGGCGAGGAATTCACCTTGGCCGAGTTGCGCGAGGTATACGAAGCCATCCTGCGGCGCCCTCTGGATCCCGCGAATTTCAGACGCCAGATTGCGGCCTCGAAATCCATCATCGACACGGGCAAACGGGTCGAAGGGACCAGGCACCGACCACCGCGCCTGTTCCGCTACGACCACACTCAGGCTTTTGCGGATCAGGGGCCCCTCGGTATGTACCGCGCGGCCGCGCACGACGCCGCGATGCGTCAGGATGAGAATCCGTAA
- a CDS encoding SDR family NAD(P)-dependent oxidoreductase, with protein sequence MSTQDTASGDLSTVEAARRHAPVGQRVAIVTGSARGIGESIAQRLGRDGLHVVVADLPSMQEGIDSTVESINSAGGTATGTTVDVSDEDSVADLISTAVKAGGHVDVFVANAGIAQVQELLEYDAADFQKILDVNIKGVFNSYRQAARQMVHQGHGGKIIGAASIVAFRPFAYLGPYSLTKWAVRGLTQAAAMEWAEHGITVNAYGPGIVGTAMWDLIDEKLAAKHGQQRGEALAENAESIQLGRVSVPDDIARLVSYLAGEDSDYITGQTMLVDGGIQFS encoded by the coding sequence ATGAGCACACAGGACACCGCGTCAGGGGATCTCTCAACAGTCGAAGCGGCTCGCCGGCATGCACCCGTTGGACAGCGCGTCGCTATCGTTACGGGATCTGCGCGAGGAATCGGGGAGAGCATCGCCCAAAGATTGGGGCGGGACGGACTGCACGTCGTCGTGGCAGATCTACCTTCCATGCAGGAGGGCATCGACTCGACGGTCGAGTCGATCAACTCGGCCGGCGGCACCGCGACGGGCACGACCGTCGATGTTTCCGACGAAGACTCGGTCGCGGATCTCATTTCCACCGCAGTCAAGGCGGGAGGACATGTGGATGTCTTCGTCGCGAACGCCGGGATCGCCCAGGTGCAGGAATTGCTGGAATACGACGCCGCGGACTTCCAAAAAATCCTGGACGTCAACATCAAAGGGGTTTTCAACTCCTACCGCCAGGCCGCGCGCCAGATGGTGCACCAGGGACACGGAGGCAAGATCATCGGCGCAGCCTCGATCGTGGCTTTCCGACCATTTGCATATTTGGGGCCGTATTCGCTGACCAAATGGGCGGTCCGCGGACTCACTCAGGCCGCTGCGATGGAGTGGGCCGAACATGGAATCACGGTCAATGCGTATGGTCCGGGCATCGTCGGCACGGCCATGTGGGACTTGATCGATGAGAAACTCGCGGCCAAACACGGTCAGCAGCGAGGTGAAGCCCTGGCCGAAAACGCCGAATCGATCCAGTTGGGCCGCGTTTCCGTTCCCGACGACATCGCCCGCCTGGTCTCATACCTCGCTGGAGAGGACTCTGACTACATAACCGGGCAAACGATGCTGGTGGATGGCGGTATCCAATTCAGCTAA
- a CDS encoding pyridoxamine 5'-phosphate oxidase family protein encodes MSDLTQEKIVEIMRSERFVMLTSVSKDDGKLHSHPMTPQEVTDDAEAWFFIGLHGELADDLMKTSEVNLAFAEVGSWLSVSGHVEFENTNKEKIDQLWNDGAAAWFEGGKEDPNLGLMRFVGESAQFWGQPGGKVASLAQIVKSKFTGDRPAGGSETVEL; translated from the coding sequence ATGTCTGACCTAACTCAGGAAAAGATCGTCGAGATCATGCGCAGCGAGCGCTTCGTCATGCTGACCTCCGTCTCCAAGGATGATGGCAAGCTCCACTCCCACCCGATGACTCCGCAGGAAGTCACTGACGACGCCGAGGCCTGGTTCTTCATCGGGCTCCACGGTGAATTGGCCGATGACCTCATGAAAACCTCCGAGGTCAACCTCGCCTTCGCCGAGGTCGGATCTTGGCTTTCGGTTTCCGGACACGTCGAGTTCGAGAACACCAACAAGGAAAAGATCGACCAGCTTTGGAACGACGGTGCCGCTGCTTGGTTCGAGGGCGGCAAGGAAGACCCGAACTTGGGTCTGATGCGCTTCGTGGGCGAATCCGCTCAGTTCTGGGGACAGCCCGGCGGCAAGGTCGCTTCTCTGGCTCAGATCGTGAAGTCGAAGTTCACCGGTGATCGTCCCGCAGGCGGAAGCGAGACCGTCGAGCTCTAA
- a CDS encoding NAD-dependent succinate-semialdehyde dehydrogenase, with product MYAIINPTTGETVHEFENATSDDIEFALETLHNGYRANRQATPSERSSALLKAAELFRDQSDELAGVITREMGKRHQDARDEIEIVAQIFEFYGSKGPEMLEERRIEDSTQDDYVQYRPTGIVLGVMPWNYPMYQLARLAAPNLVLGNTVLIKPASSTPGSALAFADVLAEAGLGPDVYQSLLIASKDIEAVIRDRRIVGVSLTGSEAAGASVASIAGEELKKVVLELGGSDPLIVLDEENIEDIAALAVETRLENMGQACNSPKRFIVMEEAYAPFVAAVKRILDKGYGPGDPHKPSTTLGPLSSESAVDAIAQQVDRAVSQGATLVTGGKRLDRAGFYYAPTLLTGITPDMDAYYEELFGPVVVVYSVNSDEDAIEMANDSPFGLGGAVFGGDPERAEAVGEGLEVGMVSVNMPGGSAAELPFGGVKRSGNGRELGRLGVVEFANQRLFRR from the coding sequence ATGTACGCCATCATCAACCCCACCACTGGCGAAACCGTCCACGAATTCGAGAACGCCACAAGCGATGACATCGAATTCGCACTGGAGACCCTCCACAACGGGTACCGAGCCAATCGGCAAGCTACCCCCTCGGAGAGATCAAGCGCTCTGCTCAAAGCGGCCGAGCTTTTCCGGGACCAGTCAGACGAGCTTGCGGGCGTCATCACCCGCGAGATGGGGAAACGGCACCAAGACGCCCGCGACGAGATCGAAATAGTTGCCCAGATTTTCGAGTTCTACGGTTCCAAAGGCCCGGAGATGCTCGAAGAACGCCGTATCGAGGACTCCACGCAGGATGACTACGTGCAGTACCGCCCGACCGGCATCGTACTCGGTGTGATGCCCTGGAATTACCCGATGTACCAGCTCGCTCGATTGGCTGCGCCGAATTTGGTCCTGGGCAATACTGTTCTCATCAAGCCGGCTTCCTCGACTCCAGGGTCAGCACTGGCCTTTGCGGATGTTCTGGCCGAGGCCGGCCTCGGACCGGACGTCTACCAGTCGCTGTTGATTGCCTCAAAGGATATCGAGGCTGTCATCCGCGATCGTCGGATCGTCGGAGTTTCCTTGACGGGCAGCGAAGCCGCAGGTGCCTCGGTAGCTTCGATCGCCGGCGAAGAATTGAAAAAGGTCGTGCTCGAACTTGGCGGTTCGGATCCGTTGATCGTCCTCGACGAAGAAAATATCGAGGACATCGCGGCGCTCGCCGTGGAAACTCGACTCGAAAATATGGGGCAGGCCTGCAATTCCCCCAAGCGTTTCATCGTGATGGAAGAGGCGTATGCCCCCTTCGTTGCAGCCGTCAAAAGGATTCTCGACAAGGGGTACGGCCCGGGCGACCCGCACAAGCCTTCGACGACGCTCGGGCCCCTTTCTTCGGAAAGCGCGGTTGACGCTATTGCTCAGCAGGTCGATCGGGCCGTATCTCAGGGGGCGACCCTGGTCACCGGCGGTAAGCGCCTGGATCGCGCCGGTTTCTACTACGCACCGACTCTGCTGACCGGTATCACCCCGGACATGGACGCCTACTACGAAGAGCTGTTCGGCCCGGTCGTCGTCGTGTACTCGGTCAACAGCGACGAAGACGCTATCGAAATGGCCAATGATTCTCCGTTCGGTCTCGGAGGCGCCGTCTTCGGAGGCGACCCCGAGCGCGCCGAAGCCGTGGGAGAAGGCCTTGAGGTCGGGATGGTATCCGTGAACATGCCTGGCGGTAGCGCGGCGGAACTTCCCTTCGGCGGGGTCAAGCGATCGGGCAACGGACGGGAGCTCGGTCGCCTGGGGGTCGTGGAATTCGCGAATCAGCGGCTGTTCCGGCGGTAA
- a CDS encoding superoxide dismutase: MADQYVLPDLPYDYAALEPNISARIMELHHDKHHATYVKGANTALEKLEEARSSNDLTYVNQLEKDLAFNLGGHTNHSIFWNNLSPDGGDKPTGELAAAIDDFFGSFDAFKAQFTATATGIQGSGWAVLAWDAIGERLNLFQLYDQQAGNIPLAQTPILQLDMWEHAFYLDYQNVKPDYVKAFWNIANWADAQERFDRARSQTKGLIIPQ, encoded by the coding sequence ATGGCTGACCAGTACGTACTTCCGGATCTTCCGTACGACTACGCGGCTCTCGAGCCCAATATTTCGGCTCGCATCATGGAGCTGCACCACGACAAGCACCACGCGACCTACGTCAAGGGCGCGAATACTGCTCTGGAAAAGCTGGAAGAGGCCCGTTCGAGCAACGACCTCACCTACGTGAACCAGCTCGAGAAGGATCTCGCCTTCAACTTGGGCGGGCACACCAACCACTCGATCTTCTGGAACAACCTGTCTCCGGACGGAGGCGACAAGCCCACCGGTGAACTCGCCGCAGCAATCGACGACTTCTTCGGATCCTTCGATGCGTTCAAGGCGCAGTTCACCGCAACCGCGACCGGCATCCAGGGCTCCGGTTGGGCCGTTCTTGCATGGGACGCCATTGGCGAGCGTCTGAACCTGTTCCAGCTCTATGATCAGCAGGCTGGCAACATTCCGTTGGCTCAGACTCCGATTCTGCAGCTGGATATGTGGGAGCACGCCTTCTATCTCGATTACCAGAACGTCAAGCCGGACTACGTCAAGGCTTTCTGGAACATCGCCAACTGGGCCGACGCCCAGGAGCGTTTCGATCGCGCGCGTTCGCAGACCAAGGGCCTCATCATTCCCCAGTAA
- a CDS encoding NAD(P)-dependent alcohol dehydrogenase has translation MKAIRLHQYGKDPVLEEVDEPTITDPWGVIVDVGAAGLCRTDLHIVEGQWEPIQHPQLPYILGHENAGRVREVGSAVNNVSPGDTVIMHPLTSCGLCPACRLGQDSHCENSTFPGVNADGGMAEQLLTNARAVVKLDNGLDPKDVAALADAGLTAYHAVRKAADVLFPGTHAVVIGAGGLGHIGIQTLAAITSAEITVVDRSEEALQLAKQLGAHHTVRAGDDEAVASEVLDITDGGAHVVFDFVGEQGVELLAPKLMRNRGSHYVIGYGGHVKLPTIEIISREINVIGNLVGTYNDLVELMTLTAQGRVKLHTSVYPLNAALDAFHDLEAGRLVGRGILVP, from the coding sequence GTGAAGGCTATCCGTCTCCATCAATACGGGAAGGACCCTGTGCTCGAAGAGGTCGACGAACCGACCATCACCGACCCGTGGGGCGTCATCGTCGACGTCGGGGCTGCGGGCCTCTGCAGGACCGATCTGCACATTGTCGAAGGCCAATGGGAGCCGATCCAGCACCCTCAGCTTCCCTACATTCTCGGCCACGAGAACGCGGGGCGAGTCCGTGAGGTAGGCAGCGCGGTGAACAACGTCAGCCCGGGTGACACCGTGATCATGCACCCCCTGACCAGTTGCGGGCTGTGCCCGGCCTGCCGACTCGGCCAGGACTCACATTGCGAGAATTCGACTTTTCCAGGCGTCAACGCCGACGGAGGGATGGCCGAGCAGCTGCTCACCAACGCCAGGGCAGTCGTCAAGCTCGATAACGGGTTGGATCCCAAGGACGTGGCCGCCCTGGCCGATGCCGGTCTGACTGCCTACCACGCGGTCCGGAAGGCCGCGGACGTGCTGTTCCCGGGAACCCACGCCGTCGTCATCGGCGCGGGCGGGCTGGGCCACATCGGTATCCAGACCCTTGCAGCCATCACGAGCGCCGAGATCACCGTGGTGGACCGGAGCGAAGAAGCTCTTCAACTCGCGAAGCAGCTCGGAGCGCATCACACGGTGCGCGCCGGCGACGACGAAGCCGTCGCATCGGAAGTCCTCGACATCACCGACGGTGGCGCTCACGTCGTCTTCGATTTCGTCGGCGAGCAGGGAGTCGAGCTATTGGCGCCCAAGCTCATGCGCAATCGCGGTTCGCACTACGTCATCGGGTACGGCGGTCACGTGAAGCTGCCGACGATCGAGATCATCAGCCGGGAAATCAACGTGATCGGCAACCTGGTCGGCACGTATAACGACCTGGTCGAACTGATGACGCTCACAGCTCAAGGGAGGGTCAAACTGCACACCTCCGTCTACCCCCTCAATGCCGCCCTGGATGCCTTTCATGACCTCGAGGCCGGCCGGCTGGTCGGACGCGGAATCCTCGTGCCTTGA
- a CDS encoding GMC family oxidoreductase has translation MNIDQNEEAVVIVGSGAGGGTLAYELTKQGIPVVVLEAGPYLRNEDYVNNEWEAFNQMAWLDPRTTSGSWRITTDFPNLPTWIVKAVGGTTTHWSGATPRFKEHEFKARSTYGRVEGANLLDWPIAKEDLDPYYDRAEIAMGSTHTHGRKPLPANNNYKVFANGAERIGYKHYATGPYATNAEEYDGRPASIQDGFNFQGDKNKSKWSTLVREIPRAEDSGLLDLRSDCQVVQITHDASGRADSVLYLDEEGNLHRQAAKLVAVAGNSIETPRLLLMSATPMFPDGLANSSGQVGRNYMRHTTGSVYSRFDKPVRMYRGETMAGVIADESIHNPDRGFVGGYYLETISLGPAFLASFADPGAWGAEFAEIMDSYLNTAGLWVIGEDMPQESNRITLNSAVTDKNGLPVPNVHFDDHANDVAMRDHGYQQAEKLYDSVGAIGSHRTPPYPSTHNLGTSRMSARPEDGVVDQWGRTHDIPNLFISDGSVFTTGAAANPTLTIVALAIRQAEYIVDQLKTDGI, from the coding sequence GTGAACATCGACCAGAATGAAGAAGCCGTCGTCATCGTGGGTTCAGGTGCGGGTGGGGGAACTCTCGCCTACGAGCTGACCAAACAAGGCATACCTGTTGTCGTGCTCGAGGCCGGGCCGTATTTGCGCAATGAAGACTATGTGAACAACGAGTGGGAAGCCTTCAACCAGATGGCGTGGCTCGATCCACGGACAACAAGCGGTTCATGGCGCATCACCACCGATTTCCCGAACCTCCCCACGTGGATCGTGAAAGCGGTGGGCGGTACCACCACGCACTGGTCGGGTGCGACTCCGCGCTTCAAAGAGCATGAGTTCAAGGCCCGGAGCACTTACGGCCGCGTGGAAGGGGCGAACCTTCTCGATTGGCCGATCGCCAAGGAGGATCTGGACCCGTATTACGACCGTGCCGAGATCGCGATGGGGTCAACCCACACCCACGGGCGCAAGCCATTGCCGGCAAACAACAACTACAAGGTCTTCGCGAACGGCGCGGAACGTATCGGTTACAAGCATTACGCGACTGGCCCCTACGCAACCAACGCCGAGGAGTACGACGGTCGTCCCGCATCCATCCAGGATGGCTTCAATTTCCAAGGCGACAAGAACAAGTCGAAGTGGTCGACTCTGGTTCGCGAAATCCCGCGGGCCGAGGACTCGGGTCTGTTGGACCTGCGCTCCGACTGCCAGGTCGTCCAGATCACCCACGACGCCTCCGGCAGAGCCGATTCCGTGCTCTACCTCGACGAGGAAGGCAACCTGCACCGGCAGGCCGCGAAGCTCGTGGCAGTCGCGGGCAATTCCATCGAGACCCCGCGATTGCTTCTGATGTCGGCGACGCCCATGTTCCCTGATGGGCTCGCGAATTCGTCGGGCCAGGTCGGGCGCAACTACATGCGGCACACGACCGGTTCCGTGTACTCACGGTTCGACAAGCCGGTGCGCATGTACAGGGGCGAGACAATGGCCGGTGTCATCGCCGATGAATCCATTCATAACCCTGACCGTGGGTTCGTTGGAGGCTATTACCTCGAGACGATCTCGCTCGGCCCCGCGTTCTTGGCCAGTTTCGCCGATCCGGGTGCCTGGGGCGCGGAATTCGCCGAAATCATGGATTCTTATCTCAATACGGCTGGTCTGTGGGTGATCGGCGAGGATATGCCGCAGGAATCGAATCGGATCACGTTGAATTCGGCGGTCACCGACAAAAACGGCCTTCCGGTCCCGAACGTTCATTTCGATGATCATGCGAACGACGTCGCGATGCGAGACCACGGGTATCAACAAGCTGAAAAGCTCTACGACTCCGTCGGTGCCATCGGCTCCCACCGCACCCCGCCTTACCCGTCAACGCACAACCTCGGGACCTCACGGATGAGCGCTCGCCCTGAAGACGGCGTGGTCGACCAGTGGGGGCGCACCCACGACATCCCCAATCTGTTCATCAGCGACGGTTCGGTCTTCACCACCGGAGCCGCAGCAAATCCGACGCTGACCATCGTCGCGCTGGCTATCCGACAGGCCGAGTACATCGTCGACCAGCTGAAAACCGACGGCATCTAA
- a CDS encoding YbhB/YbcL family Raf kinase inhibitor-like protein: MANTSPYDQIAEVPSFEVTSTDFSDGGTLPAAQVSGIFGAGGEDISPQLSWSGFPSETKSFAITVYDPTAPTGSGFWHWAVTDVPASTTSVPSGAGGDEGQGLPNGAIQLRNDASLSRYLGAAPPAGHGSHTYYIAVHALDVETLDIGSDATPAFLGFNMSGHTIARAVLTGTFEAK; the protein is encoded by the coding sequence ATGGCCAATACATCCCCGTACGATCAGATCGCAGAAGTTCCCTCGTTCGAGGTAACGAGCACCGACTTCTCCGATGGCGGAACCCTGCCCGCCGCCCAAGTCAGCGGAATTTTCGGCGCTGGCGGAGAAGACATCAGCCCACAGCTGTCCTGGAGCGGTTTCCCCTCCGAGACGAAGAGCTTCGCCATCACCGTGTACGATCCCACGGCACCAACCGGTAGCGGTTTCTGGCACTGGGCCGTCACTGATGTGCCTGCCTCGACGACGTCGGTACCGAGTGGTGCCGGCGGAGACGAGGGTCAGGGCCTGCCCAACGGAGCTATCCAGTTGCGCAATGACGCGAGCCTCTCCCGCTACCTCGGTGCGGCGCCGCCAGCAGGCCATGGTTCCCATACGTATTACATCGCGGTTCACGCGCTCGACGTCGAGACCCTCGACATCGGATCCGACGCGACACCGGCGTTCCTCGGGTTCAACATGTCCGGGCACACCATTGCCCGGGCCGTGCTGACCGGAACGTTCGAGGCCAAATAG
- a CDS encoding IclR family transcriptional regulator, with translation MTVEKRTSAKPSSPRDSSVQTIERTLAILELISERGGATAREISNALKYPLPTVYRLMQALVQADYLTHLRSEHRFELGFKLDRLGASLHRQVGVPAMVRSEIQILHDYAKAAAYFAIYRGSGVVLAYVVDSPRYPRLRPLRFGFHEAAHATAFGKIMLSGMSKAQLDQYLEAHGTSDLTPTTITDRGTLEEHLAEVANRGIAWEKEEFIPGMTCAAIGVRNGAGMVVGSVAISTPSQDTDPVRERELERRLRDTANRISRYYRTTQAPIA, from the coding sequence GTGACTGTCGAGAAAAGGACCTCCGCAAAGCCGTCATCGCCTCGTGATTCGAGCGTCCAGACCATTGAGCGAACGCTCGCTATCCTCGAACTCATCTCCGAGCGCGGTGGCGCGACGGCGCGAGAAATTTCGAACGCGCTCAAATATCCCCTCCCGACCGTTTATCGGCTGATGCAAGCGCTCGTGCAGGCCGACTATCTCACTCATCTGCGCTCAGAGCATCGGTTCGAATTAGGATTCAAGCTCGATCGGCTCGGAGCCTCCTTGCACCGCCAGGTCGGGGTCCCGGCTATGGTCCGCTCGGAAATCCAGATCCTGCACGACTACGCCAAAGCTGCGGCGTATTTCGCCATATACCGAGGCTCGGGCGTGGTGCTCGCTTACGTCGTGGACAGCCCCCGGTACCCACGACTTCGACCGCTTCGATTCGGATTCCACGAGGCGGCCCATGCAACGGCCTTCGGCAAGATCATGCTGTCCGGAATGTCGAAAGCCCAGCTCGATCAGTATCTCGAGGCGCACGGAACTTCGGATCTGACTCCAACAACCATCACGGATCGCGGCACGCTGGAGGAGCATCTTGCCGAAGTCGCGAATCGGGGCATCGCCTGGGAGAAGGAGGAATTCATCCCCGGCATGACCTGTGCGGCGATCGGTGTTCGCAATGGTGCGGGCATGGTCGTGGGCTCTGTAGCCATCAGTACCCCATCCCAGGACACGGATCCTGTCCGAGAAAGGGAACTTGAACGACGTCTTCGGGACACCGCAAACCGCATCAGTCGTTACTACCGCACGACGCAAGCACCCATCGCGTAG
- a CDS encoding GNAT family N-acetyltransferase, which produces MARPVANLSVAGMQVEIRRAVLGDVPEIVQLLADDPLGRSRESRSTEDDLTPYRQAFSLIDGNDRELLVVACLRSEVIGTLQISFIPGLSRRGALRAQIEGVRIRDDFRSRGLGRAIFEWAIGLARSRGCSLVQLTTDKTRADAHRFYGSLGFSPSHEGFKLAL; this is translated from the coding sequence ATGGCTCGACCCGTGGCAAATCTTTCTGTGGCAGGTATGCAGGTTGAGATCCGTCGCGCGGTCTTGGGCGATGTACCCGAGATTGTGCAATTGTTGGCGGACGATCCATTGGGCCGAAGCAGGGAGTCAAGGTCTACGGAAGACGATTTGACCCCATACCGGCAGGCATTTTCCTTGATAGACGGTAATGACCGGGAGCTCCTCGTTGTGGCCTGCTTAAGGTCCGAGGTGATCGGGACCTTGCAGATTTCATTCATTCCCGGGCTGTCTCGACGCGGAGCACTGCGGGCTCAGATCGAAGGGGTTCGAATTCGCGACGATTTCCGCAGTCGCGGACTGGGCCGCGCGATATTCGAGTGGGCTATTGGACTGGCCAGATCGCGCGGGTGCTCACTCGTCCAACTGACCACGGACAAAACCCGCGCGGACGCTCACCGTTTCTATGGCAGCCTCGGTTTTTCCCCATCCCACGAAGGATTCAAACTGGCTCTGTAG